One Parasphingorhabdus cellanae genomic region harbors:
- a CDS encoding ABC transporter permease, protein MLTGDRQKFFGLLFGVAFSTLLISQQLTIFINLIERGATAVYNIPTANIWVMDPVSRTPDVALPMPPTALDKVRSVNGVEWASPLLRSGATVRTPEGDLEGVTVVGVDDATLIGLPKKFLKGSRDALYEPDAVIIDSVGAAKLFPEGFDPIGVRLELNDRRAVIRGIVDVDPSFTSQVILYTRYSNALAFVPGTRNRMSFVLANASDGLTAKQVTARITEATGLKARTREEFARDGVDFIIENTGIPVNFGITVALGFIVGVAIVGLTFSLFIRDNIKQFGALKAIGVTNNKIRMMVAAQALLVGLVGYGIGILLAAIFIASGAANSPDFKGFYTPWEIPVLTAFVVLAMILITGWLALRSVLKTEPAEVFR, encoded by the coding sequence ATGTTGACAGGAGATCGCCAGAAATTTTTTGGCCTGTTATTCGGCGTGGCGTTCTCAACATTGCTTATTTCACAACAACTGACCATTTTTATTAATCTGATCGAACGCGGAGCAACCGCAGTATATAATATTCCGACCGCTAATATCTGGGTCATGGATCCGGTAAGCCGTACTCCAGATGTCGCTTTGCCAATGCCACCGACAGCCCTGGACAAGGTGCGATCTGTCAATGGCGTCGAATGGGCGTCGCCGCTGCTGCGATCCGGCGCGACTGTCCGGACGCCGGAGGGGGATTTAGAGGGCGTGACCGTCGTTGGTGTCGACGATGCAACGCTTATCGGACTGCCCAAAAAATTCCTAAAAGGCAGCCGAGATGCGCTTTATGAGCCGGACGCCGTAATTATCGACAGCGTCGGTGCCGCGAAACTATTCCCCGAAGGTTTTGATCCCATTGGGGTACGGCTTGAATTGAACGACCGGCGCGCGGTTATTCGCGGCATTGTTGACGTCGATCCTAGTTTTACCAGCCAGGTCATCCTTTACACTCGCTATTCCAACGCCTTGGCTTTTGTACCCGGGACTCGCAACCGCATGTCTTTCGTTTTGGCCAATGCTTCAGATGGGCTGACCGCCAAACAAGTCACGGCCCGGATTACGGAGGCCACCGGACTGAAAGCGCGAACCCGTGAAGAATTCGCAAGGGATGGCGTTGATTTCATTATCGAAAATACCGGTATTCCAGTGAACTTTGGTATCACGGTTGCGCTCGGATTCATTGTGGGAGTCGCGATCGTCGGTCTGACATTCAGCCTGTTCATTCGAGACAATATCAAGCAATTTGGTGCGCTGAAAGCGATCGGTGTTACCAACAACAAAATCCGCATGATGGTTGCTGCGCAGGCGTTACTGGTCGGTCTGGTCGGCTATGGGATTGGTATATTGCTGGCCGCTATTTTCATCGCATCAGGTGCCGCCAACAGTCCCGATTTCAAAGGGTTTTATACACCATGGGAAATCCCGGTACTCACGGCTTTTGTTGTACTGGCGATGATCTTGATCACCGGGTGGCTCGCTTTGCGCAGTGTGCTGAAAACGGAACCGGCTGAGGTGTTCAGATGA
- a CDS encoding ABC transporter ATP-binding protein yields MSETRTAITINGIVKEFSAGSQMIRVLHGIDAEIRSGELTYLVGESGSGKTTMISIIAGILYPTDGSVSVFGQDIYGLSDNDLVRFRLSNIGFIFQQYNLIPTLTAAENASVPLVAAGMKRDEAVEHGRAMLEKLNIADQADKLPRQLSGGQQQRVAIARALVHEPRLVVCDEPTAALDAKSGRRVMDLLREVALAPERTVIIVTHDNRIFDLADRILVMEDGRITHDGKEMPDH; encoded by the coding sequence ATGAGCGAGACACGCACCGCAATTACCATTAATGGTATCGTCAAGGAATTCAGCGCTGGTAGCCAGATGATCCGGGTGTTGCATGGTATTGATGCTGAGATTCGTTCAGGCGAGCTGACCTATCTGGTGGGCGAATCCGGTTCCGGCAAAACCACTATGATCTCGATCATCGCCGGAATACTCTATCCAACCGATGGTTCGGTATCGGTATTTGGGCAGGATATTTACGGCCTGTCCGACAATGATCTGGTTCGGTTTCGGCTTTCGAATATCGGCTTCATTTTCCAGCAATATAATTTGATCCCGACCTTGACGGCGGCGGAGAACGCCTCGGTGCCGTTGGTAGCAGCCGGGATGAAACGCGACGAAGCGGTGGAGCATGGACGAGCGATGCTCGAAAAGCTGAATATTGCCGATCAGGCCGACAAGTTGCCGCGGCAATTATCCGGCGGGCAGCAGCAAAGAGTCGCGATTGCGCGGGCCTTGGTTCACGAGCCACGATTGGTGGTGTGCGACGAACCAACAGCGGCACTGGATGCAAAATCTGGGCGGCGGGTGATGGACTTGTTGCGGGAAGTCGCGCTCGCGCCGGAACGCACGGTAATCATTGTGACCCATGACAACCGCATTTTCGATCTGGCGGACCGCATATTGGTGATGGAAGACGGCCGGATCACCCATGATGGCAAAGAGATGCCCGATCACTGA
- a CDS encoding efflux RND transporter periplasmic adaptor subunit, giving the protein MLETFFNRLKEVSFVRTILPVLAIVAIIVAVIIVLSGQPDRSEEQPAINPPKATAAFGNQPSVAGAGVVEPSSEVINIGTSLAGIVTKVYVSPGDQVTEGQPLFLVDDRAIRSQISEASAAIARARAARETARALLATAQQQSSLYNGIEDPRAVSRQEVIDRSGAVRTAQAQLRQAEADIRSAEAARARASTDLGRLTVRAPIAAEILSVNIRPGEYANPGGPQGGGGDPYMEIGNTTPLHVRIDIDENEIGRVAMGKEAVVSPRGQASERVKAQFVRAEPLVTPKTSLTNSATERVDVRVLQLIYQIPTDQGFFVGQQVDAFVRAKNGAQNNVKKAGETK; this is encoded by the coding sequence ATGTTAGAGACATTTTTTAACCGGCTTAAAGAAGTCAGTTTTGTGCGCACGATTTTGCCTGTCTTGGCGATAGTTGCGATTATCGTTGCTGTCATCATTGTCCTCAGTGGCCAACCGGACCGCAGCGAAGAACAACCAGCGATCAATCCGCCCAAAGCCACAGCAGCTTTTGGCAATCAGCCGAGCGTCGCCGGGGCCGGCGTGGTTGAGCCGTCCAGTGAAGTAATCAATATCGGCACCAGCCTTGCCGGTATTGTGACCAAGGTCTATGTGTCTCCCGGTGATCAGGTCACCGAGGGGCAGCCGTTGTTCCTCGTTGATGACCGCGCCATCCGCTCCCAAATCAGTGAAGCCAGCGCAGCGATAGCAAGGGCGCGCGCGGCCCGTGAAACCGCACGGGCGCTATTGGCGACGGCGCAGCAGCAATCATCTCTCTACAATGGTATCGAAGATCCGCGGGCTGTATCGCGTCAGGAAGTTATTGACCGCAGCGGCGCTGTTCGCACGGCACAAGCCCAGTTACGACAGGCCGAGGCCGACATACGCAGTGCCGAGGCTGCCCGCGCTCGCGCCTCAACCGACCTCGGACGGCTGACGGTAAGAGCGCCAATTGCGGCCGAAATATTGTCGGTCAACATTCGCCCCGGAGAATATGCCAATCCCGGCGGACCCCAAGGCGGCGGTGGAGACCCCTATATGGAAATTGGCAATACCACGCCGCTGCATGTCCGGATTGATATTGACGAGAATGAAATTGGCCGAGTTGCGATGGGCAAGGAAGCAGTGGTCAGTCCGCGCGGACAAGCCAGCGAGCGCGTCAAGGCACAGTTTGTCCGGGCTGAACCTTTGGTCACACCAAAAACATCGCTGACCAACTCCGCCACAGAACGGGTTGATGTAAGAGTGCTACAGCTCATCTATCAAATACCCACAGATCAGGGATTTTTTGTCGGCCAGCAGGTCGATGCTTTTGTTCGGGCAAAAAATGGTGCCCAGAATAACGTAAAAAAAGCCGGTGAAACCAAATGA
- a CDS encoding efflux transporter outer membrane subunit, with the protein MTQSVRIALVLTASLITAGCSTLGAKPDPALDPVRVIAPGTFALASDVASQDRKTLEHLLPIDDPAFTALRAAVEDSAPTLAAALARIDAARAMADGAQANRLPAVDIDASVTRSRINPNNFGDNLPPGISIDRNQTSYGGNITANWDADIFGGLRASARAANVRIDAATADAAAVRLGLISAVAANIVDWRTLQARATVLEEDLTAAENLMRLTDIRAKAGIAPGLDAVQAQSLIADARSRLAALPGERAVIVGALVTLTGQDTATILQSLKSEAAETDAPQPPLDTPSEMLRARPDIAAAEARLAAADADIAAAAAQRFPKLTLSGAIGLLSFALGDLFSNDSVVGSLGAGIAGPLLDFGRVDAQIDQSKANAREAFAIYRGTVFTALGEAETAYGQVASIDAEVTSLTAQERLEKDAEYLLGIRYRNGLSDFRDVLNARRVLNNTRTQGAITKGRALRARVALWQALGGS; encoded by the coding sequence ATGACCCAGTCTGTCAGGATCGCTCTTGTTTTGACTGCGTCTCTTATCACGGCAGGCTGTTCCACATTGGGAGCAAAGCCAGATCCGGCGCTTGATCCCGTGCGCGTTATTGCTCCTGGTACATTTGCCCTCGCATCCGATGTCGCGTCCCAAGATCGCAAAACGCTTGAACATCTTTTGCCTATCGATGATCCCGCGTTCACGGCATTGCGCGCCGCTGTTGAAGATAGCGCGCCGACATTGGCCGCCGCTCTGGCGCGTATTGATGCGGCGCGGGCGATGGCGGACGGGGCACAGGCCAATCGATTGCCCGCAGTGGATATCGATGCCAGCGTTACCCGATCCCGGATCAACCCCAATAATTTTGGCGACAATTTGCCGCCAGGTATCAGTATTGATCGCAATCAAACCAGCTATGGCGGGAATATTACCGCCAATTGGGATGCCGATATTTTTGGTGGTTTGCGAGCCAGTGCGCGGGCCGCCAATGTTCGGATTGATGCGGCGACCGCTGACGCCGCCGCTGTGCGACTGGGGCTCATATCTGCAGTTGCCGCGAATATTGTCGATTGGCGTACCTTGCAGGCCCGCGCGACTGTTCTTGAAGAAGATCTGACTGCGGCTGAAAATTTGATGCGCTTGACCGATATCCGCGCAAAAGCCGGTATCGCACCGGGCCTTGATGCCGTGCAGGCCCAAAGCCTGATCGCCGATGCCCGATCGCGATTGGCGGCATTGCCGGGCGAACGGGCGGTCATTGTAGGGGCACTGGTTACGCTGACCGGTCAGGATACGGCAACCATATTACAAAGCCTGAAAAGCGAAGCGGCCGAAACCGATGCGCCTCAGCCGCCGCTCGACACGCCATCTGAAATGCTGCGCGCGCGACCCGATATCGCCGCAGCTGAGGCGAGACTGGCCGCCGCCGATGCAGACATTGCAGCTGCAGCGGCACAGCGCTTCCCCAAATTGACCCTGTCAGGAGCAATCGGTTTGCTTAGTTTTGCACTAGGCGACTTGTTCAGCAATGATTCTGTTGTCGGCAGTCTTGGCGCCGGGATAGCCGGGCCATTGTTGGATTTTGGCCGCGTGGATGCCCAGATTGACCAAAGCAAAGCCAATGCACGCGAAGCCTTTGCAATCTATCGCGGCACCGTCTTCACTGCCTTGGGCGAAGCCGAGACGGCTTATGGTCAAGTGGCCTCTATTGATGCGGAGGTCACCTCTCTGACCGCACAGGAAAGGCTTGAAAAAGACGCTGAATATCTGCTCGGCATTCGCTACCGTAACGGCTTGAGTGACTTTCGCGACGTCCTCAACGCTCGCCGCGTTCTCAATAATACGCGGACACAAGGCGCTATCACAAAAGGCCGCGCTTTAAGAGCCCGGGTCGCCTTGTGGCAGGCCTTGGGCGGCAGTTAA
- a CDS encoding Gfo/Idh/MocA family protein, whose amino-acid sequence MKRYGIIGAGMMGREHISNIALVNGAELVALADPNSGSLEQSLAHAKAHDFNPATYNSLTDMMAQAALDAVIIAAPNHTHFSIMREVMQRPAAILLEKPMCTTVEDAQALHDVAKTYPHLLWIGLEYRYMPPVTKFIESVHSGITGPVKMLSIREHRFPFLEKVGDWNRFSENTGGTLVEKCCHFFDLMRHILRDEPVRIYASGGQDVNHLDERYNGRQPDILDNAYVVLDFAKGTRAVLDLCMFAEGAEEQEEIYALGDKGKIQVGIPSAKLTWSPRDKSGPFVERVETPTDALQAGDHHGATFFQLTKFHQALMDGCDAEISTWDGLRSVEIGAAAHQSIDTGLPVVLSSNHSNESK is encoded by the coding sequence ATGAAACGGTACGGGATTATCGGCGCAGGTATGATGGGGCGGGAGCACATCAGCAATATAGCGCTGGTAAACGGTGCCGAATTGGTTGCCTTGGCTGATCCCAATTCTGGTTCGTTAGAGCAATCATTGGCACATGCCAAAGCCCATGATTTCAATCCAGCAACCTATAACAGCTTGACTGATATGATGGCGCAAGCCGCGCTTGATGCGGTTATCATAGCGGCGCCAAACCACACGCATTTTTCGATTATGCGAGAAGTGATGCAGCGCCCTGCGGCAATCTTGCTCGAAAAGCCGATGTGTACAACTGTTGAGGATGCGCAGGCCTTACATGATGTAGCGAAAACATATCCCCATTTGCTATGGATAGGCTTGGAATATCGTTATATGCCGCCGGTCACCAAATTTATCGAAAGCGTGCACAGCGGCATAACCGGTCCGGTAAAAATGCTGTCGATAAGGGAGCATCGTTTTCCCTTTCTTGAGAAGGTTGGAGATTGGAACCGGTTCAGTGAGAATACTGGCGGGACGCTGGTTGAGAAATGCTGTCATTTTTTCGATTTGATGCGGCATATTTTGCGTGACGAACCCGTGCGGATATATGCCTCTGGCGGTCAAGATGTAAACCATCTGGATGAACGTTATAATGGCCGGCAGCCCGACATTCTCGACAATGCTTATGTGGTTTTGGATTTTGCTAAAGGGACCCGCGCTGTTCTTGACCTGTGCATGTTTGCCGAGGGAGCCGAAGAACAAGAAGAAATTTATGCGCTTGGCGACAAAGGCAAAATACAGGTCGGTATCCCGTCCGCAAAGCTGACATGGTCACCGCGTGACAAGAGCGGGCCGTTTGTCGAGCGCGTTGAAACGCCGACTGACGCCTTGCAAGCCGGCGATCATCATGGTGCAACGTTCTTCCAATTGACCAAATTTCATCAAGCGTTGATGGATGGCTGTGATGCGGAGATTTCAACATGGGATGGGCTGAGGTCAGTAGAGATTGGTGCGGCGGCACATCAGTCTATAGATACCGGATTACCGGTAGTTTTGTCTTCCAACCATTCGAACGAAAGTAAATGA
- a CDS encoding TauD/TfdA family dioxygenase: protein MKQQQWQETVFPKIIEADATYDLSQYLANAKAQIDADLAKAGAILFRGFHVPTIDDFDFAVEAYGEKNFPYADSLSNAVRINLTQRVFTANEAPPETSIFLHHEMAQTPIYPSKLFFYCNIAADEGGATPLCRSDILLQKMDAENKGLVEDFIAKGVRYTHTMPAQDDARSGQGRSWRSTLGVEDIESAEQRLHSLSYDWQWMDDDALRVTSARLDAVRTLSDGRRTFFNQLIAAYRGWADQRNDPSKSICFGDGSSIDADQMRVPIDLADTLSFDLEWQSGDVALIDNFLVMHGRRPFKGTRKVLASLIK, encoded by the coding sequence ATGAAGCAACAGCAATGGCAGGAAACTGTATTTCCCAAGATCATCGAGGCGGATGCGACTTATGATCTTTCGCAATATTTGGCAAATGCCAAAGCCCAGATAGACGCAGATCTCGCGAAAGCCGGTGCGATATTGTTCCGCGGATTTCATGTACCGACAATTGATGATTTTGATTTCGCAGTCGAGGCTTATGGGGAAAAGAATTTCCCTTATGCGGATTCGCTGTCTAACGCTGTCCGGATAAACCTGACGCAGCGCGTATTCACCGCCAATGAAGCGCCGCCCGAGACCAGTATTTTTCTGCATCACGAAATGGCGCAAACACCAATCTATCCGTCCAAGCTGTTCTTCTATTGCAATATTGCGGCGGACGAGGGCGGTGCCACTCCTCTTTGCCGATCCGATATTTTGCTGCAAAAAATGGACGCTGAAAACAAAGGTCTCGTGGAAGATTTTATCGCAAAAGGTGTGCGTTATACGCACACTATGCCGGCGCAAGATGATGCGCGGTCCGGTCAAGGCCGTAGCTGGCGGAGCACCTTGGGTGTTGAAGATATAGAGTCGGCGGAGCAGCGGCTTCATAGCCTGAGCTATGATTGGCAATGGATGGATGATGACGCACTACGTGTAACATCTGCCCGACTGGACGCTGTACGGACGCTTTCTGATGGACGGCGAACTTTTTTCAATCAACTAATTGCAGCCTATCGCGGCTGGGCCGACCAGCGTAATGATCCAAGCAAATCAATTTGTTTCGGCGATGGTAGCTCCATTGACGCGGATCAGATGCGGGTCCCGATTGATCTGGCGGATACGCTTAGTTTTGACTTGGAATGGCAGTCAGGAGATGTTGCCCTGATCGATAATTTTCTGGTCATGCATGGCCGTAGACCGTTTAAGGGTACGCGCAAGGTACTCGCGTCCTTAATCAAATAG
- a CDS encoding solute:sodium symporter family transporter — MITDNLFLTIASCVFFMGLVAWISWRKTRGGVDSKDGYFLAGRGLSSVFIAGSLLLTNLSAEQLIGLNGSAYGYNLSSMAWEVTAAVATIAMALIFLPRYLAGAFTTLPQFLNDRFDADVRRMSVILFMLGYGLVTIPSVLYSGSIAVIQLFDVPELLGLGYFEALVTTVIAIGVIGSIYAIFGGLKAVAVSDTINGIGLLLIGILVPVLGLIALGEGSFGGGLTKLLSDHPDKLNAIGKADDPTPFGTLFTGMLFANLFYWCTNQYVIQRTLGAASLAEGQKGVLFSGFFKVLVPFMMMIPGVIAFHLYGPGLGSIDQAYPRLIKDVMPVYLAGFFLAVLLGAVFSSFNSLLNSAATLFCLDVYEPWRKGKASDRELVRIAKVASIVIALFSFVVAPLLYFAEQGLWQIIRIFTGFYNIPTVVIVIVGLFTKRVPALGAKIVIVFHVMAYALLRFVFDEQITLHFLHQYAILFVIEVVIMLALGYFRPRGTAWKFVAIAQVDLTPWRFAKPLAATLFSCVVGLYLLFSSIGLASGKGMSSLFYTLMVSIILVNSIYWAWAARAGRQIAAI, encoded by the coding sequence TTGATAACAGACAACCTCTTTCTTACAATTGCTAGCTGCGTTTTCTTCATGGGGCTCGTCGCCTGGATTTCATGGCGCAAAACGCGTGGCGGCGTTGACAGCAAAGACGGGTATTTCCTAGCCGGTCGCGGATTGAGCAGCGTCTTTATCGCCGGTTCGTTACTGCTGACCAATTTATCGGCCGAGCAGTTAATCGGTCTCAATGGCTCTGCTTATGGCTATAATCTCAGCAGTATGGCGTGGGAAGTTACGGCCGCCGTCGCGACTATCGCAATGGCCCTTATTTTCCTGCCGCGTTATCTCGCCGGGGCGTTCACTACCTTGCCCCAGTTTCTCAACGACCGCTTTGATGCTGATGTCCGGCGGATGTCAGTTATTCTGTTCATGCTCGGCTATGGCTTGGTAACGATCCCTTCGGTGCTATATTCTGGTTCGATAGCCGTTATACAGCTCTTCGACGTACCGGAATTGCTAGGTCTTGGCTATTTTGAGGCGCTGGTGACGACCGTTATAGCTATTGGGGTAATCGGTTCAATTTACGCAATATTCGGGGGCCTGAAGGCGGTCGCGGTTTCCGATACTATTAATGGCATCGGTCTGTTGCTCATCGGGATTTTAGTGCCTGTGCTTGGCCTGATCGCGCTCGGCGAAGGAAGCTTTGGCGGAGGCCTGACCAAACTGCTTAGCGACCATCCTGACAAGCTTAATGCAATTGGAAAAGCCGATGATCCGACACCTTTTGGCACCCTGTTCACCGGCATGTTATTTGCCAACCTGTTCTACTGGTGCACTAATCAATATGTGATTCAACGGACATTGGGCGCAGCATCACTCGCCGAGGGGCAGAAAGGTGTGCTTTTCTCTGGCTTCTTCAAGGTACTTGTCCCCTTCATGATGATGATCCCGGGAGTGATTGCCTTTCATCTCTACGGTCCGGGTTTAGGCTCGATTGATCAGGCTTATCCGCGGCTCATCAAGGATGTCATGCCCGTCTATCTTGCCGGCTTCTTCCTGGCCGTTTTGCTGGGTGCCGTGTTCAGTTCGTTCAACTCCCTGCTCAACAGCGCTGCGACTTTATTCTGTCTGGACGTCTACGAACCGTGGAGAAAGGGCAAGGCGAGCGATAGGGAATTGGTCCGGATCGCGAAAGTCGCCAGCATTGTGATTGCGCTTTTCTCGTTTGTCGTCGCGCCTTTGCTCTATTTCGCCGAGCAAGGGTTGTGGCAGATAATTCGGATTTTTACTGGTTTCTATAATATCCCGACCGTTGTGATCGTGATTGTCGGCCTGTTCACAAAACGCGTGCCGGCGTTGGGGGCAAAGATTGTGATTGTCTTTCACGTCATGGCATATGCGCTACTGCGATTTGTTTTTGACGAACAGATCACGCTGCATTTCCTGCACCAATATGCAATTTTGTTCGTTATCGAAGTGGTTATCATGCTGGCCTTGGGGTATTTTCGGCCTCGGGGAACCGCCTGGAAATTCGTTGCCATTGCACAAGTCGATCTCACACCATGGCGCTTTGCCAAACCTTTGGCCGCGACGTTGTTTTCCTGTGTGGTTGGTCTTTATTTGCTGTTTTCGTCCATCGGATTGGCTTCAGGCAAGGGCATGAGCAGCCTTTTTTATACGCTTATGGTTTCGATAATATTGGTTAATAGTATCTATTGGGCCTGGGCTGCGAGAGCTGGGCGCCAAATAGCAGCTATTTGA
- a CDS encoding polysaccharide biosynthesis/export family protein, whose product METRFGVKTSHKICSVFMAALLLTACASSSAFPVETAEQPDINQSYQLRAGETVQIITYGEDTLTGEFIIGANGILAFPLVGNIQAGGLTPADLGLNIAAALADGYVINPQVNVEVKSFRPIYILGEVNKPGEYPYNPDMTVLAAIAKADGFTYRAQQKQIFIKRSDQPNEVKIRLGSNTRIYPGDTIRIVERFF is encoded by the coding sequence ATGGAAACCCGATTTGGCGTAAAAACTTCTCACAAGATTTGCTCGGTTTTTATGGCGGCTTTACTTTTAACGGCTTGCGCGTCCTCGTCGGCATTTCCGGTCGAGACGGCGGAACAGCCGGATATCAATCAATCCTATCAATTGCGTGCAGGCGAAACAGTTCAGATAATTACTTATGGCGAAGACACGCTGACCGGGGAATTTATCATTGGTGCGAACGGCATTCTGGCATTCCCGCTGGTTGGAAATATTCAGGCGGGCGGTCTGACGCCTGCCGATCTTGGGCTGAATATCGCCGCGGCACTGGCGGATGGCTATGTGATCAACCCGCAAGTGAATGTGGAGGTTAAAAGCTTTCGGCCTATTTACATATTGGGTGAGGTCAACAAGCCGGGTGAATATCCTTATAATCCGGACATGACGGTGTTGGCGGCGATCGCGAAAGCCGATGGCTTTACCTATCGCGCGCAGCAGAAGCAGATTTTCATTAAACGCTCTGACCAGCCTAATGAAGTGAAGATCAGGCTGGGGAGCAATACTCGTATCTATCCGGGCGATACGATCCGGATCGTCGAGCGGTTTTTTTAA
- a CDS encoding serine O-acetyltransferase, giving the protein MQPINIGADDIGPNVDRSLQYTWALILSDLYRYAGNRNTLSFLRHFLFTPGFKYSTVMRLCGYLKKRRLMRFILYPPLKLLLLRYRYKYGIAIPEYTRIGPGFFINRFGNIMVNGDAIIGANCNITHGSMLGQMNRGPNQGSPILGDGVFLAAGCKVIGKITIGHRAAVGANAVVTKPVPDDAAVGGIPAKILSMKGSEGYINRRVDPDYGTRFRAIS; this is encoded by the coding sequence ATGCAGCCAATAAATATCGGTGCAGACGACATCGGTCCGAATGTTGATCGCAGCCTTCAATACACATGGGCGCTGATTCTATCCGATCTGTATCGCTATGCCGGGAACCGCAACACATTGTCCTTTCTGCGCCACTTTCTTTTTACACCCGGTTTCAAATATTCGACCGTCATGCGCCTTTGTGGCTACCTAAAAAAGCGCAGGCTGATGCGCTTCATCCTCTATCCACCGCTGAAACTGCTGTTGCTGCGCTATCGTTATAAATATGGCATTGCCATTCCGGAATATACCAGAATCGGCCCAGGGTTTTTCATCAACCGCTTTGGCAATATCATGGTCAATGGCGACGCGATTATTGGTGCCAATTGCAATATCACCCATGGATCGATGCTCGGACAGATGAATCGTGGCCCCAATCAGGGATCGCCAATATTAGGGGATGGCGTTTTTCTGGCAGCGGGATGCAAGGTCATCGGCAAGATAACGATCGGCCATCGCGCCGCAGTAGGAGCCAATGCCGTTGTCACCAAACCTGTGCCCGACGATGCTGCGGTTGGCGGAATTCCAGCCAAAATATTGTCAATGAAGGGATCGGAAGGCTATATTAATCGCCGCGTCGATCCCGACTATGGCACGCGATTCCGAGCAATTTCCTGA
- a CDS encoding sugar transferase yields the protein MTASLRALQNTTFTASKITNKGSSLTKRSRRAGLYSIMLTTDALAVCIGFLISNALLLGQPFASPGLKLGLLSLPIFLALALNSKAYGRSALYRSASATVRSIAALFATFALILFVLFGLSILKPHHPPFLAFGFLISSAFIVAGRYICHGFAKRMLGTNPLSELIIVDGVPHGPIFDQPVIDAKAIGLHPDISDPAMLDRLGNLFRSIDRVVVACPVERHNDWALVLKSTGVTGEVYRHYRSAPAETNSMALIHASQVKPLTRVQLWLKRLMDLVLVSIAILFLAPLMLVTAIAIKLESRGPVLFKQRRLGHGNRLFHIYKFRSMRDDLSDLNGDRSTDRDDDRITRVGRFIRATSIDELPQLFNVLFGTMSLVGPRPHALGSKADSKLFWEIDRNYWLRHATIPGLTGLAQVRGFRGATMTRADLELRLASDLEYIQRWSLGYDLLILARTFGVIVHRNGF from the coding sequence ATGACTGCAAGTTTACGCGCTCTACAAAACACAACTTTCACCGCCTCTAAAATTACCAATAAAGGCTCCAGCTTGACCAAACGGTCGCGTAGAGCCGGCCTATATTCCATCATGTTGACGACGGATGCGCTTGCCGTATGCATCGGCTTCCTGATCAGCAACGCCTTGTTGCTCGGCCAACCCTTTGCCTCTCCGGGACTAAAGCTCGGCTTATTATCCCTGCCAATTTTTCTCGCGCTTGCGTTGAACAGTAAGGCTTATGGTCGCAGCGCGCTCTACCGCAGTGCTAGCGCAACGGTCCGCAGTATCGCAGCGCTGTTTGCGACTTTTGCCTTGATCCTTTTCGTTCTCTTTGGTCTGTCGATATTGAAACCCCATCATCCGCCATTCTTGGCTTTCGGTTTCCTGATCTCATCGGCCTTTATCGTGGCAGGTCGATATATCTGTCATGGATTTGCCAAGCGAATGCTGGGTACCAATCCTTTGAGCGAACTGATTATCGTGGATGGCGTTCCGCATGGCCCGATTTTCGATCAGCCGGTTATTGATGCAAAGGCCATCGGACTGCATCCCGATATATCTGATCCGGCCATGCTGGATCGTTTGGGAAATCTGTTCCGGTCCATCGACCGCGTCGTTGTGGCCTGCCCGGTGGAACGACATAATGATTGGGCTTTGGTTCTAAAAAGCACTGGCGTGACTGGTGAGGTGTATCGCCACTATCGCTCCGCTCCAGCAGAGACCAATAGCATGGCCCTCATCCACGCTTCGCAGGTCAAACCGTTGACGCGCGTGCAATTATGGCTGAAGCGCCTCATGGATCTTGTTCTCGTGTCGATTGCGATATTGTTTCTGGCGCCGCTGATGCTCGTTACGGCGATTGCCATCAAGCTTGAAAGTCGCGGCCCGGTCTTGTTCAAGCAGCGCCGATTGGGTCACGGCAATCGTCTGTTCCATATTTATAAATTTCGCAGCATGCGAGACGATTTGAGCGATCTAAATGGTGATCGATCAACCGATCGGGACGATGACCGAATAACGCGGGTTGGTCGATTCATTCGGGCCACCAGTATTGATGAATTGCCACAGCTGTTCAATGTCCTGTTTGGTACGATGAGCCTCGTCGGTCCGCGCCCGCATGCGCTCGGTTCCAAGGCGGACAGCAAACTTTTCTGGGAAATTGACCGAAACTACTGGCTGCGCCATGCCACGATACCTGGTTTGACCGGACTTGCGCAGGTCCGAGGTTTCCGCGGCGCAACAATGACTCGAGCAGACTTGGAACTGCGGCTGGCATCAGATCTGGAATATATCCAGCGTTGGTCGCTGGGTTATGATCTGCTCATCCTTGCGCGGACATTCGGCGTCATCGTCCACCGTAACGGCTTTTGA